A section of the Pan paniscus chromosome 11, NHGRI_mPanPan1-v2.0_pri, whole genome shotgun sequence genome encodes:
- the LOC100986692 gene encoding uncharacterized protein LOC100986692, with protein MPIHLSPHSHITQTVPHTPHTLWPHSKHTQTIELMSRLPWCPPLGSCPQPQHLPPIEGRDPSSSVFLHFSSGPCTKSLPVIAWTRTLPTVTTVTVPPPSRSQTPLPCFWQEPSSLPLLPLQTQTSPSGHPHLDFGVPHTPPQALASGIFGNLNWARGLSSHLSGASTFSSVKWANTERTLQNLSNVTVDIVSTASGLLLG; from the coding sequence ATGCCAATACACTTATCCCCCCACTCCCACATCACACAGACGGTTCCACACACTCCTCACACGCTCTGGCCACACAGTAAACACACACAGACCATAGAGCTCATGTCTAGGCTGCCCTGGTGCCCTCCTCTGGGCTCATGCCCCCAGCCTCAGCATTTACCCCCCATTGAGGGCAGGGACCCATCCAGCTCCGTTTTCCTCCATTTCAGCTCAGGGCCCTGCACCAAGTCTCTCCCAGTTATTGCTTGGACCCGGACTCTTCCCACAGTCACCACTGTCACAGTCCCACCTCCTTCAAGGTCTCAAACACCCCTCCCCTGTTTCTGGCAGGAGCCGTCCTCACTCCCTCTGTTGCCTCTCCAGACCCAGACTTCACCCTCAGGTCACCCTCACCTGGACTTTGGGGTGCCCCACACCCCGCCCCAGGCCCTGGCCTCTGGAATATTTGGAAACTTGAACTGGGCCAGAGGCTTAAGCTCACATCTGTCTGGAGCCTCaactttctcctctgtaaaatgggctaacACTGAAAGAACCTTGCAGAATCTCAGCAACGTCACAGTGGACATTGTTAGCACAGCCAGCGGGCTCCTGCTGGGCTGA